TCTGaatatttttaccataaatttccATTAAAAAATCTATATATTTTTTACTTTAATTTCATATAATTTCTAGATATTTTACACAAATATTTCATAATTATTTGTATGTATGTATTATACTTGTTGAAATTGTGTAGTTTATATATTCTGCGTACGTATATCGagtgtatttaaaaaaaaatatcaagtgGGATTTAAAATAATGACGCGATTAATTCAATATATTTGAATGAGCTAAGGAACAAATACATGTGTCTAGATCCCGCATCCTGTCTGTCAACTATTTATAGTTCTAACACACACTAAAATGGCAACTGGACGCACGACGACGAGGAGAAATATAGCAAAATAATCTTTAAACAGAGAAGAGGGGAGAGTTGTTGAGATAATCAGACGATTTCATCTCAACAGCGtctcttcgatttgatatatgcttCTCTCTTTTTTATCGGTGCAAATTATAAAGATGAAGTTTttcttggatttcgtgacttGTTATGGATCGTGCTCGTCGGAGGTTCGTCAGCCACCGGGGGAGGAGACCAGAAAAATGTTGATGGTGCAGGAGCCTCGCCGCCGCGTGGGGCGGAAGCGAGGGAGGGTGAAAGGCGGACATGAATGGCAGCCTTGTCTCACCTCAATATCGGAAGATAACGTGGTGACGACAGCTGAGAGGGGTAAGAGTACAGAAACCCCGGTGACCGCGGGGTGGCGACGGAGTCTCAAGAGGAAGGTTTCATCCGTTTCGGAAAGGGATAAGAACCGTTCTTTAGATCGCGATCAGGCCCGGTAAACATTATTTTTCGATCatttttttaagttttattGCCAATTTATTCAATTCCTCAAATTGACTATTAATATTCTTGACTCATCGTGTTCCCTTTTTTTGTTGATTTTACAGAGAGGCTCCACTATCGGCCATGATTCCAGCATTCCCTCCAACGCCTTTCATGTTTTAATTTGTTTCCTGAACAATCAGATTCATGTAATTAAATACAACTCGATGTTCCATTTCTGATCTGTTCTTTCTTGTACCCATCCATGTTACCTGCGTTTCGACGCTTTGTTTCAAGCAAGTATTAAATTCGCTTTGTAATAAATGTAGCATTGAGTTGTAGAAATTATATGGTGTTAAATTATGCTATGATGTGAGCCCCGAATTCTAATATAATCCTTATTACTTTTAACTTATAGTAACATAttttagagtgggtctcatgtgagaccgtctcacggatcatgaaattttatggtaaattCCAGGCCAAATGAAAATGGTCATAATTGAAGAAAAACCGTTGATAAACCCGGCGGGTTGAAACctcacccaaaaaaaaaaaccggtTGATGAGCTCAAGGTAAGATAATTTCTTATGAATATAATTCAATTAATTTTTGACCAGATAGAATAAGGATTATATATTGGAATGTTTTGAAATTCATTTTTGTACAAATTTTGTTTCGAATATTTTTGGTTAAACTCGATGAATTCATATTAAACCAAAGACATGTCCGAAAATTACGAAACTTTACTAGATGGCCATAATATGTCAAAAATGATCGAAAAATGTAAAATTCGGCTTTTGGCCAACGCGTGTAATAGCAGAATATTCcaaattgatatatttttggACGATTTACAACTTTTATGATAACACTTGTCGAAATTCAGAAATGATAGACAATATAATTTGAAAAACTAGATCGGTTGTCAAACTCATTTCGGACGACCAAAAACGATATTTTCGATGACCGTGGGAATGTTCGCCCAGTATATACTTAAACTAAAAAAGTTTTGgtactattttaaaattgaagagAAATTCATTCAAGAAGAAAGATTAATTCAAACTAGAAATAGCTATATAAGATTCCGGAAGTTTACAGAATTGTTGTTATTAACAAATCTTGATTTTCTGAGAAAAATCAATGGATGATTTTGTTGCACCACCTATACATTTTGATTTTTGGTTGGAAGAAGAgtgttttgtaaattttttgtaATTGTTTGAGATAGTTTACTATTTTCCCCTTATTTATCCCTATTTTTCACTATTTTTTGCCTCATTCTCTTTCTTTAAAACTCAAGAATTTTGATCAATTTAAGCTAATAATATGCTTGGACAGAGACATATTTATAACAAAGAAGTGGAGTGGGTGAGTCATTGTCTTCAACAAGTATAAAACTCATTTCTTGATATCTAGCTAATTAAGTCACCAGTTAATTAATACATGTCAAGCTTATTTGAGCATAATTTGGCAAGTGTTGACCTAATGTCGAGATATCTATTTCTATTAAATTAGTGACACATACCCTCCTcccttaatttatttattaatagacAAATTTGAATTAACTGATTATTAagttttttaatgtttttatattatatattcttttatttattttttgtttatctaagttatattattttagaagcatattttatattttgtagTGTTCGatttattaacttttatttGTAGGAGAATATAATTCatttatttgaattattgtTATTTGgaagtattattatttatttcatcgTAAATATTTTAGAAATTAAGTAGATTAATGCGTTgacaaattatttatatatataaactctTTTTTACACGatataattttattgatttatcataattattataatatctatttattaaattttgattaaaaatctcaatctaaagatggGAGGACTCATTACAGGAGAATTCGGATGAGACTATTGGAGCTAAAAGTCGATATCAAAATActctatttttcatttaataaaaaatattgtaaaatattaatttaaaaagttaTGCATTTCATTATCAATATGATAACCGCTTTCCAAAAATTTAaactattaaaatattttattaatttttatctaatttaaatttttaaatgattatattaatttttaatataaaaaatatataaaaagcatcatttaaaaaaaaaaaaaaactaacacaaaaaataaatatatgtacACGTGTGTAAAAAGTCGCTAATTGTAATTAAACTTGATTATGAGTTGTCAAGTCAGTTTCAAAATAACTTACTCGAAATGTTTAATGAGTCATTGGTTGAAATATCAGTCCACCGTACAAGTGTGTCCTGCCATGATCCTTATCTTGCGGCAAGGAATTTTTGGCCCTAAAtcaacaaatattttaaaaaaaaaaaaataggtaAAAGTTATTGAGAACCCGGTGAATTGAAACGGATGGATGTTATTTACACAAAATTtagtaatatatttatttaatttgagaaAATTTGAAATCTCTTAAAAAAATTGAGGAGTAAATCTCTTATGAGACacctcatgaatctttatctatgaaaccgaataatcttatcgatattcacgaTAAACAATAATACCCttaatcttttaaataaaaaataatattttttcatgtataaCTAAAATAAGAGatatattttacaaaatatGACTCGTAAAACTATCTCAAACAATTTTTTACCAAAACTAAGACACtggcttaaaatatttattaaataatttggaATCAGATAACCGACTAATATCCAAATAATCCAATGTATTTATATAATACTAGTATTTGAAATGGTTTCATTCCAAAGCCAATGATCAAATTACAATAAATAAATTACACGAGTTAAATATGGTAATTTAAAATGTATTTGAATgagtaattttttaaaaaaaaaatgaattttaaattcaaaacaCAATTCTAACAGATTTTTTTTATAGCTGCAATTTATTTTGTATCACAACACCTCAATCCTATACCTGAAACTTGGATTTTACAAAAGCAGAAATGATAAATCACTTCGGCACGAATTCTTAAAATATGGCTACATCATCAATGCCAAGCTGAAGCTGAAACCAGATTCCTGTCCTTCCATCCCAACAACATAGCTCCATCTTTCTCCACCAAGGTGTAATTCTCCGAGTAGCAGCGCAGTAAACCCCGGATCACAGAATTCACGTAAGAACTTAAAGGGAATGCTCGAAAACCAGCCATCGTGAACCTCAGACTCCATTTGCCAAGGAGCTCGTGTCTCTCCACTCTATCCTTCCCTTCACAAGCTATGATGTTCACTATATCTCTAGCCAAACAGTGTTCCTCCACGTTGATGCGCTCTTTACTGCCCCGAGGCATTGTAACATCTATCGACTCAAACATGGCTGAATAATAGTCTAAAGCTTCAACGAATCtctgaagaaaatgggcagTGTTTGTGTTCGATTCTTGTTCCACTAAAGTGACTACTTTCGGAGAAAGCGATTTAACCATTCTTAGAAGCCCATCCCTTGGATTCGACACGTCGACACTCTCGTCCGGGGTGTGGTGAAGCTGCAGTGGAAAGTTCACCACCAGCGCCTCACCCGGTCGAACATCAAGCATATCCCTTGTAATATCAGGAGCAAAAACTGGAACGGCATGAAATTCAACAGGGATGCTGAATTTCTCAGAAATTGCTGCCAAACGTCTTCCTACTAATGCAAGACTGTCTCCACGAGCGAGTTTTGAAACAGGATCATCAATCCCAGTAATTCGAACATGTGGGGCACCACAAGGTCTTGCTGCAAGTGCTTGTAACAGAGTCATCCATTGAGTCCCTTGTGCAATCTGGAAATCTATGATGTGGATTTGGTTCTCATTTTTACATGCCTCAGCAATGGCCCCATTTGCAGCCATATAACCAAACTTCAAATACGGGCATATTTCATACAGAATGTGCATGTATGACATCAAGTCTTTGCTATCTGGCTCGTTGCACTTCAAGGACCGGTAAATGTTAGTGCCAGACAGCTCTTTCCTTGCTATTAATCCTTCAAGCATGTATGCACCAACACGCTGAATCGGATCTCCAGTGATAGATACGGATGCACGAGCATAGGGTACCAACTTTTCGAATTCATTCAACTTATTATTGGAAAGTGCTGTTGCACATTGAACCAGTAGTTGTTTGAGGTTATTAGGAGGGAAACCTTGCCGCACAAAGTTTTCCATTGCCTTGTAGTGACTCTCCATGTTTTGTTCCTCACTTGAGCTGCTAAATGAATCAGAATTATTTAAAGAAGGCCCCGGGGATTCATGGTTCCAGCCTCGTGACCCTTGGAAAGGTGCCTGAGATCTCTTATTTTCCCCTAAAAACGGTTCTGATGTTGCCACTTCCTCGTCGTCACCGGGACCCATAAGATTACTCTCCAACTCCAATAAAGCACGCCTTATGTACTGATTGTGATTAGCACCATGAAGAGAGACAAGTCCGCTGGAACAAACTAATAGGTTATCCTGATGGCAGAAGGAAGAGGCCCTCGACTGTTGGCGGTACTCTTCGTAATACGGGGAAGAATTGGAAGAAGGGGTGGATTCGTAAAAATTCTCAGTTGAACTTTGCTGCTTTAGATTACCCTTGTACGTGCTGAGTGTATCAGTGTCAGAATGGATAGAGAAAGGCGAGTTAGATCTGAACAGATTTGGATAAGAGGAAAAATCTGCACCAGTAGCACTGAATCCAATATAATTAGAGTCCATCAAACaagtaaaaaaaaatgcaaaatgCAGTTCCTTCGAAGGTATCTAGCAGAAAAATAAACCTGTAGAAGAGAAACAACAAGGCAACATTAGAAAACtcttttctttctcacgaagAATTCGAACATATGCACACCTACCATTATACAGTTAAATTTCACAGCTTATGATATTTAGGCGATCAAGACTAGCTCGTGAATATATCAACAAAGTAGACATTCGATTCagataaaaacaaataaataagagGAATTACACCAAACTAGTAAGTAGTAACTAGAACCAGATTTTAACTTTGATATCAATATTAATCCATTTTACTTTTCTCTTTTTCTACTGATCGAGCTGAGCGGGACAAGACATCAGCCTAGTAAAGAATCTGAATATAAACGTAAGCCCAAAATCAGGAAATCTTAATTTTATCAGTAATTTACGAGGACATCCCATCTGAACAACTTCCTCTTGACAAAGGAAAAGAATAAGCAAGCATTTAACATTAAAAGAAACATCAGAAGCCGATCAAGATCTTGTCTTCCCGAATTCAGACTACATAAGAaccttttttttaataataattccACTGTTAGCTAATAACAATAAATAATAGACAAATCACTTTCTTTTCCCCTTTTTGGTCCTTGTATAAttgaaaaaatcataaaaaaagatTTAGGAGGATGACCAGTCCGaaaaataatactaataataataaaaatcaacctTGAGGAATTTCAACTAGGGTCAATGAGCAAATAAAGATACACAGCATACAAATAATCGATAAATGAACCTAACGAGACATACAGAAATCCAGCAAAAAACAAACACATTAAACAAAACCCAGAAACAATATATCCAGTAAAGATTGAATACCTGGCTTTCTTCGCAGATGGTAAGTCAAATGACTGTTTTTTTTTGTTCGATAATAATTGTTGGAGCGTATGAATGAAATAATGTGTGGTAGGAAACAAGAGAATCAGTGCATAAATAGCAATCCGATAAGGGAGACGGTGGGGGGAGGAAACTCTCATAAATTTGATGGTGACGGCAATCGTGGGGAGTTTTGACGGCAGCACTGACGGGTTAGTCTCCACGTCCCAAGCCACGCGTAGACGCGACGAAGAACGTTCCATCCTGTTTCAAGCTAGTAGTGTTTTTCACATTCACAAGTTCAAAAGCCAAGTGACTGTACTATCTACTGTCCATGGGTGATTCCGATGAATTTTCTGAATTGATTAAGTAAATAATTGACTAATGTCAGAAATtcgattattttttaattaaaaaaatttcggAACGAGCATGTCACACACGTTTCTTATCGTTATTCAATATTTATCGAAAAATAACATATACGAATTTCATtgttataatatattatatatattttaaaaatcataacttaaaaattgtagcaggaaataaaatatttatagataGCAGTCTAGCAGAAAACAAATTTGTTTCCTTCCCACGCGTAAGAAAATTCCAGAAAGACAAGAGTGCGCGAATGTGTAAAATTCGAGTATCTATCAAAGTATGTTGTTCTAAGTGACGCCAGGAGCTACTACATTAAGTTTGACACGTGTGATTGACCTATATAAGCAAACTTTGACCTCACGTGCCATCACGTCCGGTGAAAGCCACTTGCATGAGTGCTGGACTCATGAAATGTCACCGTTTTCCATTAATtgattcattaattaattattattattattaaattagaatgaaaaaaaattatgtaaacTCTCCAGTAGTGGGCTGACAGAATAGTATAGCCCAGAGAATGAGAAAGCCCAGTTCAGCTCGGAAACCCAGGTCCAACAATATATCTTATTCTGAAATGCAACCCGCACCGGTCTATCTTCGCTTAAATATTGATGACGGACATGTTACATTTGTCCTTTTCCTTAAGCAGGAAACTGAcgatagacaaaaacttgtgtgagacggtctcacggatcatatttgtaagatggatctcttatttgggtcacccattaaaaaatattactttttatgctaagagtattactttttattatgaatatgggtagggttgacccgtctcacagattatgatccgtgagacggtctcacatgagacccactcctgACGATAATATGCAGACAAGTCAatagtttttaaaaatatatatggaaATACTCaagtattttataatttttttagttaaaaataatttagtcGAGCAAGTTTTTTTAGTTGATGATTTTCTACTTGTGACAATTTTACACGTTACTTTATTCggtatattttaaaattcgaaaCTTCGAGATTACGGGGAAATTTAAAACAATGCCTGGTCCTAGAAAATGCCACTGCTTTGTTGaatgatcatttcaaaatttaagttatttttgaATAGATGGATTACAAGTAAgagattttaaatttatattaattaattcatttGTTTGtttggttatatatatatatatatatatatttgcaaTTTGTCGCGTAGTAAATCTACCTTTGAACATATATTTACAATCAGGTATTATAAAAATCTGTGTAGACATTAACTTAATCATTAGCTTAAGTGCTTTTAGATTTATTTAGTTAACTTCTTAtggtataataaaataaatattgtaacGATCGTTTATATGTATAAAACAGATAAATAAACTTAATGACTTGAAATTAAAATCTAATTCATTAACTtgaaatttgaatataattgcttttctttcaaataatttattgtttttaaagaaaaaaatttgatgAGTCACGagttgattaaaaaaaaatcgattttAATAAAACCGAACCGTTAAGTTCTGCGGTTTGGATTTCAGCGGACTCTACCTATCATATTAAAAGCATCATGTCACCATTTAAATTTGAAACCAATTCAGATTAAAAAATGAAtgcaaattgaatctcattaaATTACCACAGATTTGTTTGTTCGAATATATGAATTCTTCGAGGAATCATAATTTGAATTCCGAAAAGATAAATTGGTCCCCACTTTTGGAAGCATGCCATGCCGATTTCAGGCCATCCATCCCATCATTGCGTTCTGCTTTATTATATTATCTTTTTCAATTTATGCAATATTTTTGCACTAAAATAACGTTCCCattctttttttaaattttctaaaaactTGTATGATACGTATGCATTTCGACATTGATGGACTATGGAGAAGGGGGAAGAAACAAAACAAGCAATTTTATGGGATATCATATTAGTCGATCTATTAATATGTGTAATATATGAAATTATTGGTCTTTTTGTCTGCTTTCCAACTTCAATaacatatatattaatataatacaGATCATCCTAAGTAAGTGTGACCGTTTGTACGACTAATAAGGAAGCTTATTCCACAAATATATTAAGAAATCAatgattttaatatattattttatttatataacttTCAAGTTATATTTTCCCAGCTATGGCGTAAAAGTGTCCTCAAAAGTAGAATTGCATTAATATCATATTTAACTCATTACCTGACCTCGATCCATATTCACGCGCATTTCCTATTCTGATTCTTTCCATTCCCGAACGTACTGCTTGCTTAATGCTTATGTTGCCTCCGCCATGATGCCATTGATTTTTGCTTCACCGAAGATCCTTTCTTTCGGCCATTGTTCAGTACCAAGAATCCAGAGGTCGACAAATTCGAGTGGGGCATACGCTCGTACCTGATTCTTTTATCTCGTCGACTCTTTCGCACATTTCACTGTTTTCTTACGACGATTTCCCCCCGAAAAACTATCATTAACTGCCGCCCCTTCAACCCCTATACAGAGTACGTTCAGTTTAATTCAATCAGGAGAAGGTTAAACAATATTATTGTCATTGCGACCGTCTCATCATTCTCCTTTTTGAAATACTGCAGCTGTACTTTTAAGTCTGTCTTTTATAACGTCTCTGGTCATTTTGTTCTTTTTTTGCTTTTAAGGATTATGGTTCTGGGTTTTTAAGTGAGTAATCTGGGCTTGTCTGTTTTTTCTTTACCGCATTTTATTGGTCTCGAGTCTGTCATCGCCTTCTCAAAGGTGTGGTGGCTTTTATGTTATTTTGTTGACAAAACCGTGGGATTAGATTGACTTGTATTATTTTGCAAAA
This region of Primulina eburnea isolate SZY01 chromosome 14, ASM2296580v1, whole genome shotgun sequence genomic DNA includes:
- the LOC140811815 gene encoding scarecrow-like protein 21 isoform X2 encodes the protein MDSNYIGFSATGADFSSYPNLFRSNSPFSIHSDTDTLSTYKGNLKQQSSTENFYESTPSSNSSPYYEEYRQQSRASSFCHQDNLLVCSSGLVSLHGANHNQYIRRALLELESNLMGPGDDEEVATSEPFLGENKRSQAPFQGSRGWNHESPGPSLNNSDSFSSSSEEQNMESHYKAMENFVRQGFPPNNLKQLLVQCATALSNNKLNEFEKLVPYARASVSITGDPIQRVGAYMLEGLIARKELSGTNIYRSLKCNEPDSKDLMSYMHILYEICPYLKFGYMAANGAIAEACKNENQIHIIDFQIAQGTQWMTLLQALAARPCGAPHVRITGIDDPVSKLARGDSLALVGRRLAAISEKFSIPVEFHAVPVFAPDITRDMLDVRPGEALVVNFPLQLHHTPDESVDVSNPRDGLLRMVKSLSPKVVTLVEQESNTNTAHFLQRFVEALDYYSAMFESIDVTMPRGSKERINVEEHCLARDIVNIIACEGKDRVERHELLGKWSLRFTMAGFRAFPLSSYVNSVIRGLLRCYSENYTLVEKDGAMLLGWKDRNLVSASAWH
- the LOC140811815 gene encoding scarecrow-like protein 21 isoform X1, with translation MERSSSRLRVAWDVETNPSVLPSKLPTIAVTIKFMRVSSPHRLPYRIAIYALILLFPTTHYFIHTLQQLLSNKKKQSFDLPSAKKASATGADFSSYPNLFRSNSPFSIHSDTDTLSTYKGNLKQQSSTENFYESTPSSNSSPYYEEYRQQSRASSFCHQDNLLVCSSGLVSLHGANHNQYIRRALLELESNLMGPGDDEEVATSEPFLGENKRSQAPFQGSRGWNHESPGPSLNNSDSFSSSSEEQNMESHYKAMENFVRQGFPPNNLKQLLVQCATALSNNKLNEFEKLVPYARASVSITGDPIQRVGAYMLEGLIARKELSGTNIYRSLKCNEPDSKDLMSYMHILYEICPYLKFGYMAANGAIAEACKNENQIHIIDFQIAQGTQWMTLLQALAARPCGAPHVRITGIDDPVSKLARGDSLALVGRRLAAISEKFSIPVEFHAVPVFAPDITRDMLDVRPGEALVVNFPLQLHHTPDESVDVSNPRDGLLRMVKSLSPKVVTLVEQESNTNTAHFLQRFVEALDYYSAMFESIDVTMPRGSKERINVEEHCLARDIVNIIACEGKDRVERHELLGKWSLRFTMAGFRAFPLSSYVNSVIRGLLRCYSENYTLVEKDGAMLLGWKDRNLVSASAWH